A genomic segment from Chitinophaga niabensis encodes:
- a CDS encoding diadenylate cyclase encodes MKDVYQFYGFEFRWLNVVDLLVVIFLVIQLYRLLKGSLAFNIFIGLLMVYAAYFLVRSLQMPILTNILQNFINVGLIAIIIIFQPEIRKFLLVLGKKTPLSKDSFFTKLFLPDRFKSYKEEELMINEIITAVGHMMATQTGALIVIATTYRVKFDTASSIAIDGNISAKLIESIFEKNSPLHDGALIIVGNKILAAKVILPVSENPNLPTRIGMRHRSAVGITEHSDNLALIVSEERGTVSYAKDGQLVQNVSLEELKVKMYEVLVDGY; translated from the coding sequence ATGAAGGATGTATATCAATTTTATGGATTTGAGTTTCGTTGGCTGAATGTTGTAGACCTGCTCGTAGTAATTTTCCTGGTGATCCAGCTTTACCGCCTGCTGAAAGGCAGCCTTGCTTTTAATATTTTCATTGGACTGCTGATGGTGTATGCTGCGTACTTTTTGGTACGTTCCCTGCAAATGCCCATCCTCACCAATATCCTGCAGAATTTTATCAATGTGGGATTGATCGCGATCATTATCATCTTCCAGCCGGAGATCAGGAAGTTCCTCCTGGTACTGGGCAAAAAAACGCCGCTCAGTAAGGATAGCTTTTTTACCAAACTCTTCCTCCCCGACCGTTTTAAAAGTTATAAAGAAGAGGAACTCATGATCAATGAGATCATCACCGCGGTGGGTCATATGATGGCAACGCAAACAGGTGCGCTGATCGTGATCGCTACTACTTATCGTGTGAAGTTTGATACCGCCTCCAGTATTGCCATAGATGGCAACATCAGCGCTAAGCTGATAGAAAGCATCTTCGAGAAGAACAGTCCTTTGCACGATGGCGCACTGATCATTGTTGGCAACAAGATCCTCGCCGCAAAAGTGATCCTGCCTGTATCAGAAAATCCTAACCTGCCCACACGCATAGGGATGCGTCACCGTTCAGCAGTGGGGATCACAGAACACAGCGATAACCTGGCGCTGATCGTTTCTGAAGAAAGAGGTACCGTATCTTATGCCAAAGATGGCCAGCTGGTGCAGAACGTTTCGCTGGAAGAACTGAAGGTGAAGATGTATGAAGTGCTGGTAGACGGATATTAA
- a CDS encoding YraN family protein produces MAYHHEVGKKGELLAASHLRDKKYEVLHTNWTYGKLELDIVARYQDVLVFVEVKTRSTQYFGMPEEAVHANKAQLIRRAADKYMQQYNLQPNEIRFDIIAVTVNQEIMHFEDAF; encoded by the coding sequence ATGGCTTATCATCACGAAGTAGGGAAAAAGGGTGAATTGCTGGCTGCCAGCCATCTTCGTGATAAAAAATACGAAGTGCTCCATACCAACTGGACGTACGGGAAGCTCGAACTGGATATTGTTGCCCGTTACCAGGATGTATTAGTGTTTGTAGAAGTGAAAACACGCAGTACGCAATATTTTGGTATGCCGGAAGAAGCAGTGCATGCGAACAAAGCGCAGTTGATCAGGAGAGCGGCAGATAAATATATGCAGCAATATAACCTGCAACCGAATGAAATACGTTTTGATATTATTGCTGTTACTGTTAATCAGGAGATCATGCATTTTGAAGATGCTTTCTAG
- the manA gene encoding mannose-6-phosphate isomerase, class I gives MSNRKLFYLNGKVQHYAWGGFTYIPQLLGLPVSEQPSAEYWMGAHQSAPSTLQATSGPLLLNQYIADQPAEVLGTKAAERFGELPYLFKILDVKDMLSIQVHPTKAEAEKGFAAENEAGIPLTASNRNYKDANHKPEIMVALSDFWLLHGFLPEPQLRKVLQAVPELQSFAPVFEKEGYKGLYKAVMELPQEEINTLLRPLADRVLPSYAAGTLEKSDPAFWTARAISNDPEGLNRLDRGIFSIYFFNIVNAKPGDAVFQDAGIPHAYLEGQNAELMANSDNVLRGGLTPKHIDVEELLKHTRFEAVYPNILKGESIHNGQERIYPTPAPDFVISRIGLKPGEVYEHTAAAPETWIVLNGEGVVKGSAELPLKKGVSVFAAIGESYTLTATTELTVFKASIP, from the coding sequence ATGAGCAACCGGAAATTATTTTACCTGAATGGCAAGGTACAACATTATGCCTGGGGAGGTTTCACCTACATCCCGCAACTACTGGGATTGCCCGTATCTGAGCAACCCAGCGCGGAATACTGGATGGGAGCACATCAGAGTGCGCCCTCTACCTTACAGGCCACATCCGGCCCTTTGTTACTGAACCAGTATATTGCTGACCAGCCTGCTGAAGTATTGGGCACAAAAGCAGCAGAACGTTTCGGCGAACTGCCTTACCTGTTCAAGATCCTGGATGTGAAAGACATGCTCTCTATCCAGGTGCATCCCACCAAAGCAGAAGCAGAAAAAGGATTTGCGGCGGAAAATGAAGCGGGTATTCCACTTACTGCTTCCAACCGCAATTATAAAGACGCCAATCACAAACCGGAGATCATGGTAGCCCTGAGCGATTTCTGGCTGCTGCATGGCTTTTTACCGGAACCTCAGCTCAGAAAGGTACTCCAGGCTGTGCCTGAACTACAGTCGTTCGCTCCTGTTTTTGAAAAAGAAGGATACAAAGGTTTATATAAAGCAGTAATGGAACTGCCGCAGGAAGAGATCAACACCCTCCTCCGCCCGCTGGCAGACAGGGTACTCCCCTCCTATGCTGCAGGCACCCTGGAAAAAAGCGATCCCGCTTTCTGGACGGCCCGGGCCATTTCAAATGATCCGGAAGGCCTGAACCGCCTGGACCGTGGCATCTTTTCCATCTACTTCTTCAACATCGTGAACGCCAAACCCGGAGACGCCGTATTCCAGGATGCAGGCATCCCGCATGCTTACCTTGAAGGTCAGAATGCTGAACTGATGGCCAATTCAGACAATGTGTTACGTGGCGGGCTGACCCCCAAACATATTGATGTGGAGGAACTGCTGAAACATACCCGTTTTGAAGCGGTATATCCCAATATCCTCAAAGGGGAATCCATCCACAATGGCCAGGAACGGATCTATCCCACCCCTGCGCCGGATTTTGTGATCAGCCGGATCGGCCTTAAACCCGGTGAAGTATATGAACATACCGCCGCTGCTCCTGAAACATGGATCGTATTGAACGGGGAAGGTGTGGTAAAAGGCTCCGCAGAACTGCCCCTGAAAAAAGGCGTTTCTGTATTTGCCGCCATCGGGGAAAGCTATACCCTCACGGCCACGACTGAATTAACCGTGTTTAAAGCATCTATTCCTTAA
- a CDS encoding DUF6580 family putative transport protein, translated as MKKETTSKVLLIAALIFLTILGRLFTNYMQIYNFTAVGAGALFAGVVFKDKRYAYLVPLVALLLSDVFFELFTNIQGFYGGGEQLFVYGAFVLTTFIGTRIKKANPGNIFLASIGVGVLFFLLSNLGTFIFRDMYPHTFSGLMTCYLSAVPFYKNSLFGSFALNTIMGNVFYSGILFGAYALLKPVFVRQQQQQLA; from the coding sequence ATGAAGAAAGAAACTACATCTAAAGTACTCCTGATCGCAGCACTTATTTTTCTGACCATCCTCGGACGGTTGTTTACCAATTACATGCAGATCTACAACTTCACCGCCGTAGGCGCAGGTGCGCTGTTTGCAGGCGTTGTGTTCAAAGATAAGCGTTACGCTTACCTGGTTCCACTGGTCGCCCTCCTGCTGAGTGATGTGTTCTTTGAACTGTTCACCAACATCCAGGGTTTCTATGGCGGCGGAGAGCAGCTCTTTGTTTATGGTGCTTTCGTCTTAACCACCTTCATTGGTACCCGCATCAAAAAAGCGAACCCCGGTAATATCTTCCTGGCATCTATTGGTGTAGGGGTACTGTTCTTCCTCTTATCCAACCTGGGCACTTTTATTTTCAGGGACATGTATCCGCATACCTTCAGCGGCCTCATGACCTGCTACCTTTCTGCCGTTCCTTTTTATAAGAATAGCCTGTTCGGTAGTTTTGCCCTGAATACCATCATGGGGAATGTGTTTTACAGCGGCATCCTCTTCGGAGCCTATGCTTTACTGAAACCGGTGTTTGTAAGGCAGCAGCAACAACAATTAGCGTAA
- a CDS encoding Dph6-related ATP pyrophosphatase has translation MTNIICSWSGGKDSCFALMQAVQQGYRPVALLNVMNENGQISRSHGLPPSILQQQAAAAGLPLTTIASSWQDYETNFVTQLKGLKQEYAASGAVFGDIDLEPHRDWEEKACAAAGLEALLPLWQLERKLLVYRMLQEGIRCMIVSCNTHLGESFLGRILDDVLIAELEEKGVDVCGENGEFHTVVVDCPLFTVPVQLPACKKVRHEEYWFLQWE, from the coding sequence ATGACTAATATTATTTGCTCCTGGAGCGGCGGTAAAGATAGCTGCTTCGCACTCATGCAGGCTGTGCAACAGGGTTATCGTCCGGTTGCACTCCTGAATGTGATGAACGAAAACGGCCAGATCTCCCGGTCCCATGGTCTTCCTCCCTCCATCCTTCAGCAACAGGCTGCCGCAGCCGGTTTACCCCTTACCACCATTGCCAGCAGCTGGCAGGATTACGAAACCAATTTTGTTACACAGTTAAAAGGCTTAAAGCAGGAATATGCTGCTTCCGGTGCTGTATTTGGAGATATTGACCTGGAACCGCACCGGGACTGGGAGGAAAAAGCATGTGCTGCTGCCGGGCTGGAAGCCCTTTTGCCTTTATGGCAACTGGAACGTAAGCTGCTGGTATACCGCATGTTGCAGGAAGGGATCAGGTGTATGATCGTATCCTGTAATACCCACCTGGGAGAAAGTTTCCTGGGCCGGATACTGGATGATGTGCTGATAGCTGAACTGGAGGAAAAAGGCGTGGATGTATGCGGGGAGAATGGGGAATTCCATACCGTAGTGGTGGATTGCCCTTTGTTTACCGTACCGGTGCAATTACCTGCGTGTAAGAAGGTGAGGCATGAGGAATACTGGTTCCTGCAATGGGAGTAA
- the lepA gene encoding translation elongation factor 4, whose protein sequence is MKNIRNFCIIAHIDHGKSTLADRLLQFTNTISDRDMQAQVLDDMDLEREKGITIKSHAIQMKYTAKNGEQIIFNLIDTPGHVDFSYEVSRALAACEGALLLVDAAQGIQAQTISNLYLALENDLEIIPVINKIDMEGAMIEEVKDQIIELIGVKPEDILLASGKSGIGIEEILEAIVHRIPAPKGEVEAPLQALIFDSVFNSFRGIIAYFRIFNGTISKGDKIRFVNTGMEYEAAEVGILGLGLLPRDKVTCGDVGYIITGIKNAKEVKVGDTITLANNPSETAIDGFEEVKPMVFAGIFPVVTEDFEELRDCMDKLQLNDASLTYELETSQALGFGFRCGFLGMLHMEIIQERLEREFNQTVITTVPNVGFIAYDTKEKVIIVNNPAEMPDPTKLERIEEPFIRAQIITKPDYIGNIMTLCLGKRGILVNQSYLTTTRVELIFELPLTEIVFDFYDKLKSQTRGYASFDYNPIGFRDSDIVKMDILLNGEKVDALSALIHRSRAHDFGRKLCEKLKELLPRQQFMIAIQAAIGAKIVARETISAMRKDVTAKCYGGDISRKRKLLEKQKEGKKRMRQIGNVEVPQEAFLAVLKLDD, encoded by the coding sequence ATGAAGAATATCCGGAATTTTTGCATTATTGCACATATTGACCACGGTAAGAGCACGCTGGCGGACCGTTTATTACAATTTACCAATACCATTTCCGATCGCGACATGCAGGCGCAGGTGTTGGATGATATGGACCTCGAAAGGGAGAAAGGTATCACCATCAAGAGCCACGCCATTCAAATGAAATATACCGCCAAAAATGGCGAACAGATCATCTTTAACCTGATCGATACCCCCGGCCACGTGGATTTCTCCTATGAGGTATCCCGCGCGCTCGCTGCCTGCGAAGGTGCGCTGCTGCTCGTAGATGCTGCACAGGGTATCCAGGCACAAACAATTTCCAACCTCTACCTGGCCCTCGAAAACGACCTGGAGATCATTCCCGTGATCAACAAGATCGATATGGAAGGTGCCATGATCGAAGAAGTAAAAGACCAGATCATTGAACTGATCGGGGTGAAACCCGAAGATATCCTGCTGGCTTCCGGTAAGTCCGGCATTGGTATTGAAGAGATCCTGGAGGCTATTGTGCATCGTATCCCCGCTCCAAAAGGAGAGGTGGAAGCGCCGCTGCAAGCCCTGATCTTTGACAGTGTATTCAATTCCTTCCGCGGGATCATTGCATATTTCCGCATCTTCAACGGTACCATCAGTAAAGGGGATAAGATCCGGTTCGTGAACACGGGCATGGAATATGAAGCAGCTGAAGTAGGCATCCTTGGCCTGGGTTTGCTCCCCAGGGATAAAGTGACCTGCGGGGATGTAGGATACATTATTACCGGTATCAAAAACGCTAAAGAAGTAAAAGTAGGGGATACCATTACCCTGGCCAATAATCCCTCCGAAACTGCTATTGATGGTTTCGAAGAGGTAAAGCCGATGGTATTTGCGGGGATCTTCCCCGTGGTAACGGAAGATTTCGAAGAGCTGAGGGACTGTATGGACAAACTCCAGCTGAACGATGCTTCCCTGACTTACGAACTGGAAACTTCACAGGCACTTGGTTTTGGTTTCCGTTGCGGATTCCTGGGCATGCTGCACATGGAGATCATCCAGGAACGTTTAGAACGTGAATTCAATCAAACCGTTATCACAACGGTTCCGAACGTGGGTTTCATTGCCTACGATACAAAGGAGAAAGTGATCATTGTGAACAACCCTGCCGAAATGCCGGACCCCACTAAGCTGGAACGCATTGAGGAACCGTTCATCCGGGCACAGATCATCACCAAACCGGATTACATCGGTAATATCATGACGCTTTGCCTGGGCAAAAGAGGGATCCTGGTTAACCAGAGCTATCTCACTACCACCCGTGTAGAGCTGATCTTTGAATTACCGTTAACAGAGATCGTGTTCGACTTCTACGATAAGCTGAAGAGCCAGACCCGTGGGTATGCTTCTTTCGATTATAACCCTATCGGCTTCCGCGACAGTGATATCGTTAAAATGGATATCCTGCTGAACGGTGAGAAAGTGGATGCCCTCAGTGCATTGATCCATCGCAGCCGGGCACATGATTTTGGCCGCAAACTCTGCGAAAAGCTGAAAGAACTGTTGCCGCGTCAGCAATTCATGATTGCCATCCAGGCAGCCATCGGTGCTAAGATCGTAGCCCGTGAAACCATCAGCGCTATGCGGAAAGACGTTACTGCCAAATGTTATGGTGGTGATATTTCCCGTAAGCGTAAACTGCTGGAAAAGCAGAAAGAGGGTAAGAAACGGATGCGCCAGATCGGTAACGTAGAGGTACCGCAGGAAGCGTTCCTGGCCGTGTTGAAACTGGATGATTAA
- a CDS encoding acyl-CoA-binding protein translates to MALQQLFEEAVATSKTLDTKPDNDILLQLYSLYKQSTEGDINIEPPANMFDFVGKAKFDAWTNLKGKSKEEAMQDYINLVNKLKG, encoded by the coding sequence ATGGCACTGCAACAATTATTTGAGGAGGCGGTAGCAACCAGCAAAACACTGGACACTAAACCGGATAACGACATCCTGCTGCAATTGTATTCTTTGTACAAACAATCCACAGAAGGAGATATCAACATTGAGCCGCCTGCCAATATGTTCGATTTTGTTGGAAAAGCCAAGTTCGACGCATGGACCAATCTGAAAGGAAAAAGCAAGGAAGAAGCCATGCAGGACTACATCAACCTCGTGAATAAGTTGAAAGGATAA
- the rocD gene encoding ornithine--oxo-acid transaminase, translating into MVPNYTISEKTQHFLGLEEQYGAHNYHPLPVVLSRGEGVFVWDVDGKRYYDFLSGYSAVNQGHCHPKIVAALVEQASKLTLTSRAFYSDLLGEYTRYITRYFGYDKVLPMNTGVEAVETALKLCRRWGYMVKGIPENKAKIIVCADNFHGRTLNVVSFSTDPVARKNFGPYMPGYEVIPYNNLPALEKALQDPDVAGFMVEPIQGEAGVKVPDQGYLSNARQYCSDAGVLFIADEIQTGLARTGKMLACDHENVRPDILILGKALSGGMLPVSAVLADDEIMLTIKPGEHGSTYGGNPLACKVAMTALEVLRTEQMAENAVKMGELLRKGITDIQSPHISIVRGKGLLNAIIINHPHEDAAWELCLALKENGLLAKPTHGDKIRFAPPLVITAAQISDCVSIIKKSLETLD; encoded by the coding sequence ATGGTACCCAATTATACGATCAGCGAAAAGACGCAACATTTCCTCGGACTTGAAGAACAATACGGCGCGCACAATTACCATCCCTTACCGGTAGTGCTTAGCCGTGGCGAAGGAGTATTTGTTTGGGATGTGGACGGTAAACGTTATTACGATTTCTTATCAGGATATTCTGCCGTGAACCAGGGGCATTGCCACCCTAAGATCGTAGCGGCGCTGGTGGAACAAGCCAGTAAGCTCACCCTCACTTCCCGCGCTTTTTACAGTGATCTGCTGGGAGAATACACCCGGTACATCACCCGTTATTTTGGGTACGATAAGGTATTACCCATGAATACCGGCGTGGAAGCCGTTGAAACCGCCCTGAAGCTTTGCCGCAGATGGGGTTACATGGTAAAAGGCATCCCGGAGAACAAAGCTAAGATCATCGTTTGCGCAGATAATTTCCATGGCCGCACATTGAACGTAGTGTCTTTCAGCACCGATCCTGTAGCCCGCAAGAACTTCGGCCCCTACATGCCCGGTTATGAAGTGATCCCCTACAACAACCTGCCCGCTTTGGAAAAAGCCCTGCAAGACCCTGATGTAGCTGGTTTTATGGTAGAACCCATCCAGGGCGAAGCCGGTGTAAAAGTACCTGACCAGGGATATTTATCCAACGCACGGCAATATTGCAGCGATGCCGGCGTATTATTTATAGCAGATGAAATTCAGACAGGATTGGCCCGTACCGGAAAAATGCTGGCCTGCGATCACGAAAATGTCCGTCCTGATATCCTGATCCTCGGTAAAGCCCTTTCCGGAGGCATGTTACCTGTATCTGCGGTACTGGCAGATGATGAGATCATGCTCACCATCAAACCCGGCGAACATGGTTCCACTTATGGCGGGAATCCATTAGCCTGCAAAGTGGCCATGACGGCACTGGAAGTATTACGCACAGAACAGATGGCAGAGAATGCCGTAAAGATGGGTGAATTATTAAGGAAAGGAATTACAGATATTCAATCTCCGCATATCAGTATTGTCAGGGGAAAAGGTCTCCTGAATGCCATCATCATCAATCATCCGCATGAGGATGCAGCCTGGGAACTTTGCCTGGCGCTGAAAGAGAACGGGCTGCTGGCCAAGCCCACACATGGGGATAAGATCCGTTTCGCTCCTCCCCTTGTGATCACTGCCGCACAGATCAGCGATTGTGTGAGCATTATAAAAAAGAGCCTGGAAACATTAGACTAA
- a CDS encoding VIT1/CCC1 transporter family protein, which translates to MDIRNKAAIRSSGWRTDLLIGFPDGLLLLLFTTQILHGKSLTVQAFYSLHILILGIATLLMMIAVFRANRGDEHDDEGRMSKEEKQRLLKLDISQGTIEHIADEMKKDQEQWENTLQEEHVQLQQFGLGHAIRSTLATGAFFLLGGLIAFVPYLAQENFTKASELSLTLCIFALLFFAYLKSRITGQHVTRMALRYVLTGGLVILASYLIAIAI; encoded by the coding sequence ATGGACATACGCAATAAAGCAGCGATACGTAGCTCCGGCTGGAGGACTGATCTGTTGATCGGCTTTCCTGACGGCTTGCTGCTGTTATTATTCACCACACAGATCCTGCATGGTAAAAGCCTTACCGTACAGGCTTTTTACTCCCTGCACATCCTTATCCTGGGCATCGCCACTTTGCTGATGATGATTGCCGTTTTCCGTGCTAACCGCGGGGATGAACATGATGACGAAGGCAGGATGTCCAAAGAAGAAAAACAGCGGCTTCTGAAGCTGGATATCTCACAGGGCACCATTGAGCATATTGCAGATGAAATGAAGAAGGACCAGGAGCAGTGGGAAAACACCTTACAGGAAGAACATGTACAATTGCAGCAATTTGGCCTGGGCCATGCCATAAGGAGCACACTGGCTACCGGTGCATTCTTTTTACTGGGAGGCCTGATCGCTTTTGTGCCTTACCTGGCACAGGAGAATTTCACGAAAGCATCTGAACTTAGCCTCACACTCTGCATCTTTGCCCTCCTTTTCTTTGCATACCTGAAATCACGCATCACAGGGCAACACGTTACCCGCATGGCTTTGCGTTATGTGCTTACCGGCGGATTAGTGATCTTAGCCTCTTACCTGATAGCCATCGCTATTTAA
- a CDS encoding vanadium-dependent haloperoxidase, whose translation MRSIRLPLIGCLLLIVAGMATCRKQDVPPAPVIIEKKAVVSSSTGEIIVPVSWYQLELKLIRETGGFSPPVAARAIAYTGITLYEAVAAGRSLSGQLNALRYVPKPDSWKRYNYAIAANSAMAQIIRSLFPNASAANQQLITQLENDNLQLYADTCHPDVVSRSVSFGRQVATAIHQWSATDGGKDGYLNNFPADYVPPVGPGLWVPAPPAFQRALLPYWGSNRTMVKPFTVNIPPPAFSTTTSSSFYQSALAVYLKGTAQTPEENLIARYWADGGGTFTPPGHLIAIATQLAVERNVSLASAARLFAQVGISLNDAGILSWKYKYKYNVLRPVTYIRTYIDSSWMPTIATPPFPAYTSGHATFTAAAGGILIARFGGNTSFTDQQKVPEGFAPRSFNNFQSMINEAAISRVYGGIHYEFDSESGKQTGADIARRVLDLQY comes from the coding sequence ATGAGATCTATTCGTTTGCCCCTGATCGGGTGCCTGCTATTGATTGTGGCAGGCATGGCAACCTGCAGGAAACAGGATGTGCCACCTGCTCCTGTTATTATTGAAAAGAAAGCCGTAGTATCATCCTCAACAGGAGAAATTATTGTCCCTGTTTCCTGGTATCAGCTGGAATTGAAGCTGATCAGGGAAACCGGTGGTTTTTCACCTCCTGTGGCTGCACGTGCTATTGCCTATACAGGTATCACTTTATATGAAGCAGTAGCTGCGGGCCGTTCCTTAAGTGGCCAGTTAAATGCGCTGCGTTATGTTCCGAAACCAGACAGCTGGAAACGTTATAACTACGCGATCGCTGCCAACAGTGCGATGGCGCAGATCATCAGGAGTTTGTTCCCCAATGCCAGCGCAGCTAATCAGCAATTGATCACGCAACTGGAAAATGATAACCTGCAATTATATGCGGATACCTGTCATCCTGATGTAGTGAGCCGCTCTGTTTCATTTGGCCGGCAGGTGGCTACAGCTATCCATCAATGGTCTGCTACGGATGGTGGAAAGGATGGTTATTTAAATAACTTCCCTGCTGATTATGTTCCGCCCGTAGGGCCTGGTCTGTGGGTGCCTGCACCTCCTGCATTTCAGCGGGCGTTGTTACCTTACTGGGGAAGTAACCGTACAATGGTGAAACCTTTTACGGTGAATATTCCGCCGCCTGCATTTTCAACAACTACCTCTTCTTCATTTTATCAGAGTGCGTTGGCAGTTTATCTGAAAGGCACTGCACAAACACCGGAAGAAAACCTTATTGCGAGATATTGGGCAGATGGGGGAGGTACTTTTACACCGCCGGGTCACCTGATAGCCATTGCAACACAGCTGGCGGTTGAAAGGAATGTAAGTCTTGCTTCGGCAGCCAGGCTCTTTGCGCAGGTAGGGATCAGTTTGAATGATGCAGGGATCCTTAGCTGGAAGTACAAATACAAGTATAACGTACTGCGTCCTGTTACTTACATCCGTACTTATATAGATAGCAGCTGGATGCCAACGATCGCTACGCCGCCTTTCCCGGCTTACACTTCAGGCCATGCAACCTTTACAGCCGCAGCGGGAGGTATTTTAATTGCGCGGTTCGGGGGTAATACCTCCTTCACAGATCAGCAGAAAGTACCGGAAGGTTTTGCTCCCCGCAGCTTTAATAACTTTCAAAGCATGATCAATGAAGCGGCCATTTCCCGGGTCTATGGAGGCATCCATTACGAGTTTGACAGTGAGTCCGGCAAACAGACCGGCGCTGATATAGCCAGGCGGGTACTGGATCTGCAGTATTAA